TAGCAGTCGGTGGTGTCGAACCAGGCGCGGTCGATCTCGTTGACCCCGAGCCCTGCGTTGGCGCGCGGGTAGTAGACGTCGTACATCTCGTCGGCGTCCACGGACGGGAGGATCGCGCCGAACCGTTCGCGGTTGGGGGTGACGGCCATGCCCCCGTTGACGAGCGAGCCGCCGCCGACGCCGCGTCCCTGGTAGACGGTGATGCCGCTGAACTCTTCGGCGTCCAGGATCCCGGTGTGGCGGGAGACGTTCTTGTCGATCGGGAAGCCGAGGAAGTTGCTGAGGGGCTGCTTGGTGCGGGTGCGGAGCCAGAAGGAGCGGTCGTCGGGGGTCCTGGTGTTGGCGAAGATCTTGCCGTCGGAGCCCGGGGTGTCCCAGGACTTGCCCATCTCGATCATGTGCACGTCGACGCCGGCCTGGGCGAGGCGCAGCGCGGCGACGGAGCCGCCGTAACCGGAACCGATGATCAGGGCCGGAACGCGGGCGCCGTCACCGATCGAGGTCGTGGCCGCGGCGGCGCGGCCGGTGTGGGAGAGCAGGCCCAGGCCCAAGATGGAACTGGTTCCAGCGATGAATCCGCGGCGGGACACTCCGGAAGATCGGCGCGCTCGCAGGGACGGGTCACTCATGTGAGCTCCCTCACGTCAGGGTGGGTTGGAACAGGTTCTACATCGGCCCCGAAGGAAAAGCCACAACGTACGCGAGAGTAACTTACGTTCGCTCACTGACCAGGGGTAACCGATTACGGTCCGTAAACCAAATGCTTGCTTGGCAAGCGTTCGAGGCCCTGTTAGCCTCCGGCGTATGATCTCCACGGTCGTCTGGGGCACTGGTAACGTTGGTCGGCTCGCCCTCCGGGCCGTCGAGGCCCACCCCGCACTGGAACTCACGGGCGTGATCGTGCACGACCCCGGCAAGGTCGGACGGGACGCCGGCGATCTCGGCGGGCTCGGACGCGACCTCGGCGTCCCCGCGACCGACGACGTCGGCGCGGTGCTCGGCACGGGACCGGGGGCCGTCGTGTACGCGGCGTCCGGGGACGTGCGCCCGGACGATGCCCTCGCCGACATCGTGCGGGCGATCCGGGCCGGGGCCGTGGTCGTCACGCCCGCCCTCTACGCGCTCTACGACCAGCGCAACGCCCCGCCGGAGATGCGGGAGGCGGTGCTGGACGCCGTTGCCGCGGGCGGCGGTTCGCTGTTCGTCTCCGGCGTCGACCCGGGCTGGGGCAACGACGTCCTGCCGCTGCTGGTCAGCGGGCTCGGCCACACCGTGGACGTCGTCCGCTGCCAGGAGATCTTCGACTACTCGACGTACGACCAGCCCGACTCGGTGCGGTATCTCGTCGGCATGGGACAGCCGATGGACTACGAGCCGCCGATGCTCGCGCCGACCGTCCCGACCATGGTGTGGGGCGGGCAGGTCCGGCTGATCGCGCGGGGCCTCGGCGTCGAGCTCGACGAGGTCCGCGAGACGCTGGAGCGGCGCCCGCTGGACGCCACCGTCGGGACGGAGTCGATGGGGGAGTTCGAGAAGGGCACGCAGGGCGCGGTGCGGTTCGAGGTGCAGGGCATCGTCGAGGGCGAGCCCCGGATCGTCATCGAGCACGTGACCCGGATCCACCCGTCCTGCGCCCCCGACTGGCCCGTGCCGCCGGACGGCGACGGCGCGCACCGCGTGATCATCGAGGGCGATCCGCGTATCGAGGTGACGGTCGAGGCCACCGACGCGGCCGGGAACCGCGCGGCGGGCGGCAACGCCACCGCGGTCGGACGGCTCGTCGGCGCGATCGACTGGCTCGTCGACGCCGACCCCGGACTCTACGACGCGCTCGACGTCCCGATGCGTCCGGCGACCCGCAAGCTCGGAAGGACGGCCCCATGAACATCGACATCCCCGAGGGCAAGGACCCGATCGGGTACGTGTGGGGGGAGATGGTGCCCGGCATCGGGCCCGCCGCCGCGAACTACTCCATGGCGGTGTACTCCCACACCACGCTCGGGCTCCGCGAGTTCGAGGCCGCGCGGCTGCGGATCGCGCAGCTCAACGGGTGCGTCTTCTGCCTCGACTGGCGGACGGAACGGGACGGCGAGAAGGTCGAGGACGGGTTCCTGGACGCGGTGACCGAGTGGCGCACCACCGGCGCGTTCGACGAACGCACCCGGCTCGCCGCCGAGTACGCCGAACGGTACGCCCAAGATCATCACGGCCTCGACGAGGAGTTCTGGGCCCGGATGGGCGCCCATTACAGCCAGCTCGAGGTCGTGGAGCTGAGCATGTGCATCGGCTCGTGGCTGGCCTTCGGCCGCCTCAACCACGTGCTCGGCCTCGACGCCATGTGCATGCTGCCCAAGCGCTGACCGCCGACCCGTCACCGCACGTCGCGGCGCCGGGGGCGTCCTGCCGTGCTCGGCGCGCGAAGGTGCGGTCCGGCGGGACGTCACCGGGCGTGGCGGGGGCTCCGGGAGGACGCGGCGGTGCGAGCGCGCTTCAGGGAGCGGCGGAGGTAGTACGGGCCGATGGCGAGCGCGGCCAGGAGCAGGACGCCACCGGCCGCGGTGAGCCCGGCACCGGTCAGGGACATGTCGCTCGATGGCGTCCCGATGATGACGGTTCCGGGGTTCTCGGGGTCGTACGTGACGTCGACGTCGTCGCCGACGGCGGCCTCGCCCCCGTCCCAGAAGGTGCGGCGGCCGCCGTCGGCGGTGGTGAACTCGACCTGCAGTTCGGTGTGACTGCTACCGGCGCTCTTGCCCGTGTTCGACGTCCGTTCCCGCACGTCCAGCACGGTGCCGGTGGCGTGCCGCCCGCGGTCCGCGAGCGTCGAGCCGAGGGTCGCCTGCCGGACGCCCACGTAGACCATGAAGGCGCCCATGGACGCGATGAGCGCGGCGATGACGATGGGGCGGATCATGATGCGGACTCCCGGGGCGGCGTCCGCTGATCTTAATCAACGTCGGGGAGTTTGTCGGGGTTCGTGACGGTGTAGATGCCGGTGATGTGGTCGCCGTCGAGGTCGAGGACCATGACGGCGAAGGGGGCGTCGCCGGCGAACAGGACGGCGGACGGGTCGCCGTTGACGGTGCGGTAGTCGATGCCGAGGTCGGCCCGGCGGGGCGCGGTGGCGGCGAGGGTGCGGGCGACGCGGTCGCGGCCGTGGATCGGGCGGAGGGGGGTGCCGGACCTGCCGTCGGCGTCCATCCAGAGGGTGACGTCCGGGGCGAGGATCTCCAGGAGCGTGCCGATGTCGCCGCCGAGGGCGGCGCGCAGGAACCGTTCGGTGGCCTGCCGCCGGACGCCCGGGTCCGCGGGGTAGCGGGGCCGGCGGGCGTGGACGTGCGCGCGGGCGCGGCTGGCGAGCCGGCGCACGGCGGACGGGCTGCGGTCCAGGATCGCGGCGTGTCCTGGAGGACGTCCTCGGTGTCGGCGATGCCGCCGAGCAGGTTGTAGACGACCGACAAGAGCAGTTCGCGGTGTTCGGCGAAGACGCGGGTCGCTGGGTCGGTGATGCCGGTGGCCTCCGTGCCATTGAGAGGGGACGCCGCAGGACGAGTGTGACATCGTCTTCATGTGACGTGGGTCTCACGAGGCCGCCGTTCCGGGCGTGCGCGAACGGTGTGAACCGGCGTCCGCATCGGTGAAATCGCCGGTCGTTCTTCGGGTGACAAGTAAGGGGGCGTTCGCTCCGAAGTGAGCCCCGGATGGCCATTTTGACCGATCCAGGACGGTGCCGCGCGGCGGGCGGGAGTGAGGGCGGGACGGGCCGCCGGGGCGCCGGGCGGCGGCTGACGTGGGCGTCGCGGTCGCCGCGTGATCGACTTCGGTTGAAGGGTGCAAAGTTACCGACGATAACAAGAAACGGACGCCGATGTTGTTACCGTGCGTGACGGGCTGAAAGGCGGCTGGAGAGGGTCGAAAGGGTGTCCGAGACTGGCGGAGTCGCCCCCCGCCCCCGGGCTCCCGAGCCCGGTACGTGGTGGCATTCCGTCGATCTCCGAGAGGAACGCCATGCCCGACGGCACGCATGTTCGTACACCTGTGATCGATGATCTCGCCCAGGTCGGCCCGGACGTCCGGCAGCGCTACCAGAAGGCGATGCGCCTGCGGGTGCACCACCTGACCGGGCGCGTCCTGGATTCGCTCAAGCAGGCCGAGCACGCTTACCGCAGCAGCGGAACGATCCCGTCGCAGGAGCCGCCGCAGTGGATCGCACGGTCCATCGACCGGGCGCTGGACGCGGTGACGCTGCCGTCCCCGGAGATCCCCGGAACGCTCGACATGCCGCACCGGACGGGAACGCGGCGGGGACGGCAGGGCGTGCCAGAGCGCGCGCTGCTGCGGGCGTACCACCTCGGCGGCCGGGAGCTGTCGCTGGCGTCGACGCAGTGGGCGATGGAGGAGGGCCTCGACCATCGGGACGTCGCGCAGCTGATCGACGCGATCTGGCGCGTCACCGAGGAGCATTCGGCGGCCGCGGTCACGGCATTGCGCGGCGTTCGCGAGGAGATCGTGGAGCCGCGCCGCGCGGGGCACCTGCTGGACGCGCTGCTGAACGGGGACGACGAGGGGTGCACGGTCGCGGCGGTCGCCCGGTCGTTCGCCGTCCCGGAGACCGGACGGTACGCGGTGGTGGTGCGGCACCCCGTCCACGGGGGAGTGCGGGAAGAGGACCTCGTGCCGTTCGCCAGGGGCACGCGGCTGGTGTGGCGGCGGCACGGCGTCACCGCGGTCGGCGTCGCGGTCCTCGGGACGGCCGCGCCGACGAGCCTGGCGGGCGCGCTGGACGGTTCCGGGGCGTACCGGACGGGCGTCAGCGGGGCACTGGAGGGGCTGGCGTCGCTGGGGCGCGCCCGGCAGGGGGCGGAGGCGGCGGCGCGGACGCTGCGCGGGCCGGGCCTGGCGTTCCTGGAGGAGCGGTTCCCGGCGGCGATGCTGCAGGCCGACCCGGGGCTGGCGCGGCAGTTGCAGGCGCAGATGCTCGGGCCGGTGCTGGCGCTGGACGCCGGGCGGCGGGACGCGCTGCTGGAGACGCTGGAGGCGTGGCTG
The nucleotide sequence above comes from Actinomadura algeriensis. Encoded proteins:
- a CDS encoding NAD(P)H-dependent amine dehydrogenase family protein, translated to MISTVVWGTGNVGRLALRAVEAHPALELTGVIVHDPGKVGRDAGDLGGLGRDLGVPATDDVGAVLGTGPGAVVYAASGDVRPDDALADIVRAIRAGAVVVTPALYALYDQRNAPPEMREAVLDAVAAGGGSLFVSGVDPGWGNDVLPLLVSGLGHTVDVVRCQEIFDYSTYDQPDSVRYLVGMGQPMDYEPPMLAPTVPTMVWGGQVRLIARGLGVELDEVRETLERRPLDATVGTESMGEFEKGTQGAVRFEVQGIVEGEPRIVIEHVTRIHPSCAPDWPVPPDGDGAHRVIIEGDPRIEVTVEATDAAGNRAAGGNATAVGRLVGAIDWLVDADPGLYDALDVPMRPATRKLGRTAP
- a CDS encoding carboxymuconolactone decarboxylase family protein, whose translation is MNIDIPEGKDPIGYVWGEMVPGIGPAAANYSMAVYSHTTLGLREFEAARLRIAQLNGCVFCLDWRTERDGEKVEDGFLDAVTEWRTTGAFDERTRLAAEYAERYAQDHHGLDEEFWARMGAHYSQLEVVELSMCIGSWLAFGRLNHVLGLDAMCMLPKR
- a CDS encoding DUF3592 domain-containing protein, whose amino-acid sequence is MIRPIVIAALIASMGAFMVYVGVRQATLGSTLADRGRHATGTVLDVRERTSNTGKSAGSSHTELQVEFTTADGGRRTFWDGGEAAVGDDVDVTYDPENPGTVIIGTPSSDMSLTGAGLTAAGGVLLLAALAIGPYYLRRSLKRARTAASSRSPRHAR
- a CDS encoding sigma-70 family RNA polymerase sigma factor family protein; protein product: MRRLASRARAHVHARRPRYPADPGVRRQATERFLRAALGGDIGTLLEILAPDVTLWMDADGRSGTPLRPIHGRDRVARTLAATAPRRADLGIDYRTVNGDPSAVLFAGDAPFAVMVLDLDGDHITGIYTVTNPDKLPDVD
- a CDS encoding PucR family transcriptional regulator, with amino-acid sequence MIDDLAQVGPDVRQRYQKAMRLRVHHLTGRVLDSLKQAEHAYRSSGTIPSQEPPQWIARSIDRALDAVTLPSPEIPGTLDMPHRTGTRRGRQGVPERALLRAYHLGGRELSLASTQWAMEEGLDHRDVAQLIDAIWRVTEEHSAAAVTALRGVREEIVEPRRAGHLLDALLNGDDEGCTVAAVARSFAVPETGRYAVVVRHPVHGGVREEDLVPFARGTRLVWRRHGVTAVGVAVLGTAAPTSLAGALDGSGAYRTGVSGALEGLASLGRARQGAEAAARTLRGPGLAFLEERFPAAMLQADPGLARQLQAQMLGPVLALDAGRRDALLETLEAWLRAGGSASRVADDLFCHRNTVQNRLRRLEELTGRSLAVPADVIDLGLAVQAFRQFGDESPGRAG